A single window of Ananas comosus cultivar F153 linkage group 17, ASM154086v1, whole genome shotgun sequence DNA harbors:
- the LOC109722927 gene encoding uncharacterized protein LOC109722927 isoform X2 — MVRSKRLRENQPSIEPEPSEENSQVQESTNIEDDDTLEIIDEQDNLKKKRGLTRAKDVWNLPSGQRIKVDWNKFGQPIKKGGGILGCWLGMVARRGNMCPIHYISWKVMPIVPFKLDIVKMTRSKFFLPRDDKIETWVLKSVGRKWKDYKHELKSKYKTANRTQEEIASDVPPEIVPQQWIDLVRNWFSERNENLSRIGRASRASHTTPHTTGSKSFARKRYEFEEENNREPGRIEFFCSNS; from the exons ATGGTGAGATCAAAAAGATTGAGAG AAAATCAACCTAGCATAGAGCCGGAGCCCTCAGAAGAGAATTCTCAAGTGCAAGAATCAACAAATATTGAAGATGATGATACATTGGAGATAATCG ATGAGCaagataatttaaaaaagaaaagaggattgACACGTGCAAAAGATGTTTGGAATTTGCCATCTGGACAAAGAATTAAAGTTGATTGGAACAAATTTGGACAACCTATAAAGAAAGGTGGAGGAATTTTAGGTTGTTGGTTAGGAATGGTTGCACGACGTGGGAATATGTGTCCTATCCACTATATAAGTTGGAAGGTTATGCCTATTGTGCCATTTAAATTAGACATCGTCAAAATGACTCGA AGTAAGTTTTTTCTTCCACGCGATGATAAGATTGAAACATGGGTGTTGAAATCAGTTGGTCGAAAATGGAAAGACTACAAGCATGAACTTAAGTCGAAATATAAAACGGCTAACCGTACACAAGAAGAGATTGCTAGTGATGTTCCTCCAGAAATTGTGCCACAACAATGGATAGATCTTGTTCGCAATTGGTTTTCGGAGAGAAATGAG aatCTCTCACGAATTGGAAGGGCTTCTCGTGCAAGTCACACAACTCCTCACACGACCGGTTCTAAGAGTTTTGCACGAAAGAGATATGAATTT GAggaagaaaataatagagagcCTGGACGTATTGAGTTTTTTTGTAGTAACTCATAA
- the LOC109722927 gene encoding uncharacterized protein LOC109722927 isoform X1 gives MVRSKRLRGCTITTLQDNEPQSDRDDLSPTLNPTSLENQPSIEPEPSEENSQVQESTNIEDDDTLEIIDEQDNLKKKRGLTRAKDVWNLPSGQRIKVDWNKFGQPIKKGGGILGCWLGMVARRGNMCPIHYISWKVMPIVPFKLDIVKMTRSKFFLPRDDKIETWVLKSVGRKWKDYKHELKSKYKTANRTQEEIASDVPPEIVPQQWIDLVRNWFSERNENLSRIGRASRASHTTPHTTGSKSFARKRYEFEEENNREPGRIEFFCSNS, from the exons ATGGTGAGATCAAAAAGATTGAGAGGTTGTACAATTACAACACTTCAAGATAATGAACCTCAATCAGATCGTGATGACTTATCACCTACCTTAAATCCTACTTCTCTAGAAAATCAACCTAGCATAGAGCCGGAGCCCTCAGAAGAGAATTCTCAAGTGCAAGAATCAACAAATATTGAAGATGATGATACATTGGAGATAATCG ATGAGCaagataatttaaaaaagaaaagaggattgACACGTGCAAAAGATGTTTGGAATTTGCCATCTGGACAAAGAATTAAAGTTGATTGGAACAAATTTGGACAACCTATAAAGAAAGGTGGAGGAATTTTAGGTTGTTGGTTAGGAATGGTTGCACGACGTGGGAATATGTGTCCTATCCACTATATAAGTTGGAAGGTTATGCCTATTGTGCCATTTAAATTAGACATCGTCAAAATGACTCGA AGTAAGTTTTTTCTTCCACGCGATGATAAGATTGAAACATGGGTGTTGAAATCAGTTGGTCGAAAATGGAAAGACTACAAGCATGAACTTAAGTCGAAATATAAAACGGCTAACCGTACACAAGAAGAGATTGCTAGTGATGTTCCTCCAGAAATTGTGCCACAACAATGGATAGATCTTGTTCGCAATTGGTTTTCGGAGAGAAATGAG aatCTCTCACGAATTGGAAGGGCTTCTCGTGCAAGTCACACAACTCCTCACACGACCGGTTCTAAGAGTTTTGCACGAAAGAGATATGAATTT GAggaagaaaataatagagagcCTGGACGTATTGAGTTTTTTTGTAGTAACTCATAA
- the LOC109722900 gene encoding uncharacterized protein LOC109722900 has protein sequence MAASMRWHEEGRTKDGILRHPADALAWKSFDSCHPDFASDPRSIRLGLASDGFNPFRTMSSTYSTWPVVLIPYNLPPWLCMKQSSLILSMVIPGEKGPGNDIDVFLQPLIHELKKLWEGVDAFDAFTKQNFNMRGALIWTINDFPAYANLSGWSTKGRNACPCCLNSTDSRWLKNGGKFCYMGYRRWLEQNHPFRFQKDDFDGSIELRTAPNSPSGSDILRQLEGINHNYNFDDVDEYIIDSHNYDEEGMRAEEQLWKKKSIFFDLPYWKDNLLRHNLDVMHIEKNVSDNLIGTMLNISGRTKDNLKARLDLKDMGIRHDLHPEVMPNNKVHIPPAYYTMSAQEKVTFLTVLKNLKVPDGYASNISRRVNLKERTLSNLKSHDGHILMQDILPIALRAAMPRQVVAVISGLSSFFKSLCSKALKVEELDQLQSRIALTLCHMEKIFPPSFFTIMIHLNIHLVAEAKLGGPVHYRWMYPIERYLVRLKSYVRNRAQPEGSIAEGYIAEECLTFCSRYLEGVESVFNRPQRNFDNMENIDNYMFLSGGRVLGKIESVVLDSMSIAQAHRYVLLHCDKIASYRGEFLAAQRRANPNIRANPSIEHKWLVENFPEWLLAQVPQMAERNCSDEILAIARGPNNIAKRCNGFIINGFRFHTKNREKFRKTQNSGVMVEADGKTYYGQLTDIFEIDYYGSFKDDPFIFSSQAKQVFYVQDPKNEEWSHIIMIKPRDLYDMGARLQEEDDDETYTQCIPLNIPTADELNNCTSWARSTIDGGLIHDIGGLTNS, from the exons ATGGCTGCCTCTATGAGATGGCATGAAGAAGGCCGAACAAAGGATGGAATCTTAAGACATCCAGCTGATGCTTTGGCATGGAAATCATTTGATTCTTGTCATCCCGATTTTGCTTCTGATCCTCGTAGTATTAGACTTGGATTAGCTAGTGACGGGTTCAATCCTTTTAGGACAATGAGCTCTACTTATAGCACATGGCCCGTTGTTTTGATCCCTTATAACTTACCGCCGTGGTTGTGCATGAAGCAATCATCATTGATATTATCGATGGTTATTCCTGGTGAGAAGGGTCCAGGTAATGATATCGATGTCTTTTTACAACCTCTAATTCATGAATTGAAAAAGTTATGGGAAGGTGTTGATGCATTTGATGCTTTTACGAAGCAAAACTTTAATATGCGAGGAGCTTTAATTTGGACTATTAATGATTTTCCTGCTTATGCTAACTTATCTGGTTGGAGTACAAAAGGGCGAAATGCTTGTCCTTGTTGTCTCAATTCAACTGATTCACGTTGGTTAAAGAATGGAGGAAAATTCTGTTACATGGGCTATCGTAGATGGTTAGAACAAAACCATCCTTTTAGATTTCAAAAAGATGACTTTGATGGTTCCATAGAACTGCGAACTGCTCCAAACTCTCCATCTGGAAGTGATATACTTCGGCAACTAGAAGGAATCAACCACAA CTACAATTTTGACGATGTCGATGAGTATATTATTGATTCTCATAATTATGATGAGGAAGGAATGCGTGCAGAAGAACaactatggaaaaaaaaaagtattttctttgatctaccctattggaaagatAATCTTCTTCGACATAATTTAGATGTAATGCACATCGAGAAAAATGTTAGTGATAATCTTATTGGTACTATGTTGAATATTTCTGGAAGGACTAAGGACAATTTGAAAGCACGTCTTGATCTAAAAGATATGGGTATAAGGCATGACCTTCATCCAGAGGTGATGCCTAATAATAAAGTCCATATACCACCTGCATACTATACTATGTCAGCGCAAGAAAAAGTCACATTTTTAACTGTTTTGAAGAATCTCAAAGTTCCAGATGGTTATGCATCTAATATTTCAAGAAGGGTGAATTTAAAAGAGCGAACACTTTCAAATCTTAAGTCGCATGATGGTCACATTCTGATGCAAGATATTTTGCCAATAGCTTTGAGGGCGGCTATGCCTAGACAAGTTGTAGCAGTTATTTCTGGAttgtcatcattttttaaatcattatgCTCAAAGGCTCTTAAAGTTGAGGAACTTGATCAATTACAATCTCGTATTGCGTTGACACTTTGTCACATGGAGAAGATCTTTCCTCCTAGTTTTTTTACCATTATGATTCATCTAAATATTCATTTAGTAGCAGAGGCAAAATTGGGTGGACCTGTACATTACAGATGGATGTACCCTATTGAAAG GTATTTGGTGCGCTTAAAGTCTTATGTGCGCAATAGAGCTCAACCTGAGGGCTCAATTGCAGAAGGATATATTGCAGAAGAGTGTCTAACATTTTGCTCAAGATATCTTGAAGGTGTGGAGTCAGTTTTTAATCGACCACAACGAAACTTTGATAATATGGAGAATATAGATAATTACATGTTCTTATCTGGGGGTCGAGTTCTAGGCAAGATTGAGAGTGTCGTTCTTGATAGCATGTCGATAGCACAAGCACATCGATATGTTTTACTCCATTGTGATAAAATAGCTTCATATCGTGG TGAATTTTTGGCTGCTCAACGAAGAGCAAATCCTAACATTCGAGCTAACCCAAGTATTGAGCATAAATGGTTAGTTGAAAATTTTCCTGAATGGCTTCTTGCACAG GTTCCACAAATGGCCGAGAGAAACTGTAGTGATGAAATTTTAGCAATTGCCCGAGGTCCAAACAATATCGCCAAGCGATGTAATGGTTTCATCATTAATGGATTTAGATTCCACACGAAGAATCGTGAGAAGTTCAGAAAAACACAAAATTCTGGAGTAATGGTTGAAGCAGATGGCAAAACTTATTATGGCCAACTTACCgatatttttgaaatagattACTATGGAAGTTTTAAG GATGATCCATTTATATTTTCATCTCAAGCGAAGCAAGTGTTTTATGTTCAAGATCCAAAAAATGAGGAATGGTCTCATATCATTATGATAAAGCCAAGAGATTTATATGATATGGGAGCAAGATTACAAGAAGAAGACGATGATGAGACATACACCCAATGCATTCCTTTGAATATTCCAACTGCTGACGAATTAAATAATTGTACAAGTTGGGCCCGGTCAACTATTGATGGAGGACTAATACATGATATAGGTGGTCTTACAAACTCTTAG